The following are encoded together in the Phragmitibacter flavus genome:
- a CDS encoding FtsW/RodA/SpoVE family cell cycle protein: MTPLFRKFLGINWLLFANMILLLVWGVWAIYNASSFRDGAALASKWRDQVQWGAVGMVVFFGAALIDYKWIRWGAGLMYIAGIAGLVAVKLFGIDLKGSKSVIDLGPVSIQPSQMAIVATIAVLAVILGDMHRITPWFRYHWLRLGVCGILAAVPMAMVLKEPDLGSAAVYGPVVVAMLLVGSIPFRYLITLFLVVMCVLPLAYFFGLKPYQKKRVEVFTDMLMNKKVDVQGDAWMADKVQIAVGSAGFDGKGPLSVKVLDQRSVHRTFFSETEAINDFIYAVIVEEFGFRGGMFQIAFTAMMLLQCVFVAFYARDQLGRLLAVGVTAMMFAHAMQNMGMNVLMMPITGLPLPFTSYGGTFLVVCLFLMGLTQSVWIHRNVSPVSNKRPGDQDEEVAY, from the coding sequence ATGACCCCGCTTTTTAGAAAATTCCTCGGCATCAACTGGCTGTTGTTTGCCAACATGATCCTGCTGCTGGTGTGGGGCGTGTGGGCCATTTACAACGCCTCCTCCTTTCGTGACGGAGCCGCGCTCGCAAGCAAATGGCGCGATCAGGTGCAATGGGGCGCGGTGGGGATGGTGGTGTTTTTCGGTGCGGCGCTGATCGACTACAAATGGATTCGATGGGGAGCAGGATTGATGTATATCGCGGGCATTGCGGGCCTTGTAGCGGTGAAACTTTTTGGGATCGACTTGAAAGGGTCCAAGAGTGTCATCGACCTGGGCCCCGTTTCCATCCAGCCCTCCCAAATGGCCATTGTTGCCACCATCGCGGTGTTGGCCGTGATCCTTGGTGACATGCATCGCATCACCCCGTGGTTCCGCTACCACTGGTTGCGCCTCGGAGTTTGTGGCATTCTCGCCGCCGTGCCCATGGCGATGGTCTTAAAAGAACCCGACCTTGGCTCCGCCGCCGTTTACGGTCCCGTGGTTGTCGCCATGCTGCTGGTCGGCAGCATCCCTTTCCGCTACCTCATCACGCTCTTCCTGGTGGTCATGTGCGTGCTGCCGCTCGCCTACTTTTTCGGCCTCAAACCTTACCAGAAGAAACGCGTCGAGGTGTTCACCGACATGCTGATGAACAAAAAAGTCGATGTTCAAGGCGATGCCTGGATGGCCGACAAGGTGCAGATCGCCGTGGGCTCCGCCGGCTTCGATGGCAAAGGTCCGCTCTCCGTGAAGGTGCTCGACCAGCGTTCCGTGCATCGCACCTTCTTTTCCGAAACCGAGGCCATCAACGACTTCATTTACGCCGTGATCGTGGAAGAATTCGGCTTCCGCGGCGGCATGTTCCAGATCGCCTTCACCGCCATGATGCTGCTGCAATGTGTCTTTGTCGCCTTCTATGCCAGGGATCAGCTCGGGCGACTGCTGGCCGTGGGCGTCACGGCCATGATGTTCGCCCATGCCATGCAAAACATGGGCATGAACGTCCTCATGATGCCCATCACCGGTCTGCCCCTGCCCTTTACCTCCTATGGCGGCACCTTCCTGGTCGTCTGCCTTTTCCTGATGGGCCTGACCCAAAGCGTGTGGATTCACCGTAATGTGTCGCCCGTCTCCAATAAACGCCCTGGAGATCAGGACGAAGAAGTCGCCTATTAA